The nucleotide sequence TTGGCGACGTTCCAGTGCTTACCAATGAGAAAGCGATACATCAGGTCGCAGTCGCTCACCTTGTACGCGTCGTCGAAGGGGAGAAGGTCACGCAGCCGCGAGAAAAGTTCGCGGTTCTTTCGACGCTCACTTTCAGAAAACATGAAGGGGCCactgctctgctgcgcgtcGAAGTCTCTTTCATATTGCATCTCCCAGTCGGCCGAGGTGGTTGCCACCACGTCATCGGACGCTTCACCTGGCATGGTGGCCGCCAAGCTCGCTGTTTGGAGCGCTTTGTTGTTCGTTTCTGTTGCTGcacgtggggggggggacatgTAAAATGTTTGCAGAtacctgcgtgtgtgagcgtgtaGGCAGGcgtgaagggagggggacaccTGTGTAAGGCGCGGGGTGCGTTCTTGCAGCCGTGCACGGCACCTCTACTCACTCCAAAGATACACTAAGCAAatgtctctctcgcttatcgacggtggtgctgcatgCATGGAGACGTACACAGGGTAGTAGTAGGAAGAAGAATCGAGTGAGACGGGTGAGGAGCACTGATCCAATGGGTGGCGGAGGGATATGCTCGTGAGTCGGTGATGATGAGCGATGCATGAGACGAGACaatggagagaaaaacaagtAGCGTCTGTAACGGGATgtcctttttcctctccgaAAGGCACCCTAAGAAGGGTAGTGAAGGCACCCGTTGTTTCGTGCAAGTGCGCCTGCCAGTGTgtagcgtgtgtgcgtatgatTCACTTGGAAAATTCTTCGTGTAGTCCCTTTCGCGAGGCCTGCACAGATCGAAAGAGGGGCGGAAAGGCCTTGCAGTGGGCGTTCAAGCGACAACCACTTGCCCTGTTTTGGCTGACCTACCATCCTCTCAATATCCCCCAATACAGTGGTCTGAGAAGCCTAGGCACAGTCAGTGCTAGCCCAGCCATCACCTAAAGCCCTTCTTTCGTTTTGGCTTGGCAGAGTCTGCACTCGATGAAGAGACGATGCTGTGAagtgtcacacacacacacacacacacacacacacacgggcgcATATTATGCGAACTCAAGCAATCGCAGTTACACTCTCAGGCCACATGCAAGAGCGAAATGCGACACCCTGGGATAGGACTTTGTTGTCCATAACGTGTCACTTCACCAAGGACACGTCCACGAATGCATACGTATCCGACGGCAGTGTACACACGCCTCTATGGCACCACAGCTCAATCATCGTCGTCTTGGACAAGCCGTCCTGCCGCTGAATCGGGTCAGGTGTCTGGCGGACTCTTCATGTCATTCCTCATCTCTTCTTTGGGCACGTGCTGCGTGATCGACGCCAGATGAACCCGAGCGCACTGCACACGTCGATCCACTCGTGCCGCACCCAGGGCCCTGCTCGAGGGCGGAAGCGGTGATGTCTATCACGTCGGTATCAGGACGTGGTCTAGGCGCGTGCCAGATGAGCTGGAGAGGGAAGGTGATCAGCGGCAGGTCAGGGTTCTCTGAGACTTTGTCCCCTGTCGGTGTGCCATGTTTTATTCTCAACCCTTTCAAGCCGTGGCATTCCATAATTTGATGTGGTGTCTCCTCAGAAGTCTGGAGGACTCGATGGTGTCATTCGAGGTGGCCTCGTCACGCTTCCGTATCCCTGCCTCATCAGCACACTCAGCCAGGTGTAGGAGATACGGCATGGCTCGCATACATGaactgggggggggggggagcgatCGATGTGCACCTCTTCGCACCTTTGTTGGCTATCACTCTTGCACTTCTGACCTCTGGATGCCTTGTGTGAGTGTAGTATTCCATGCTAGCTGCGCTTGAgagcgcgtgcgcacactCCTCGCATTTTCGGATCCTGGGGTCTCGTTCAAGACGTTGTTGTATGGAGTCTCGTTATCTGCATTTTCAATTTCCGTCCATGCCATTGGGAGAAAAGGCGTGTCCGGATGGCGTGCCTGGATGTGCCACCGCACGCGTGACGCTGCCATGAGTCTGTGGCGACGGAGGCGTTCTACCCTCTCCTGAATTTGCACGACTTCGAcaggcgtgggtgtgctggTATTTTGTCGAGTCGTCCACACGATCCGCAGTGGGTTGGTCCAAGCGTGCTCACGGATGCATGTTTCTTCCGCACAGCGCTAGCTCAGACCGCAGGCTCGTGACTTCTCCGAAGTGTGGGTATGATGACCTGGACAGCAGTAAGGCGATTGACATCGTCaaggagaagacgacgactTTCACAGCAAAGcgaaagaacaaaaaaataAGAAAGAAAATGAGACCGGCCACCCACCCATACCCATcaagcggaagagagggagacgtgAAAGCAAAAAGGCAGAGTGAGCAGGAACGACTCGCAGGCGACAACATTGCACAACCAAGTGAGATGCACACGAGTTCCGTGCTTCAGCACCAccaaagagcgagagggtgaTCCTGAGTCACCCGAGATaccacacacaaacgccttTTGCCTCCGTTCGATGTGAGGACGATCACCAAACGACACCCCGTGGGAAAGAGCAACAACTACCAAGAGCTCCAGCAAAGACACGCAGCTGATAACCATCGACTGAGATCAGCAGTGAAAACTGAGAAGGTTGTGGAAAGCAACGGGGTCGAAGAAGGAGCTGAACAGAGACTGAAGATCAGCGACATCGCAACAAGGAGACCAAAAcgacaaaagaaaaggggcaaCAGAGGTAGGAGTCGGACGCAAAAAGCCACCGTggtgcgcgcgtgtatgtatgcgtgtgggtgatggtggtggtggtgggtgcaCGCTCGTTTTTGCTTCCTCCACTCCTTATTTACTGGCTCGTGGTAAAATGACACATTGAAAAGCCCCCCAAAAACTCAAGCCTAACATGGCAGAGAGGACTGtagaagaggtggaggggtgcTGCGAAAGGCGaggcaaagagaaagggggagagggacgaggCGGCatgaggggggtggggtggggtgggggagggggcaaagAGATACGGGTGGCCGCCAGACGGAAGGACGAGAGCAGTGCGCCGTGGCGTGGTGTAGCGCTGCAagtcctccctctccactgaACTTGAAAGGCAGATGCACACGCTGCCCGGAGAGAAGCTGATTGAGACATGTAGAGAAACGCGTCTACACACGGTCGAGCCAGCGGACGTGATGATACTTCAGACGTACTCGTGCTCAACAGATCCGTCAAGCGCAGTGCAGACGCATAGCTTCCGTGGCTCTCTGCcgtccctttctccctttgtCACCCCTACCTTTCCATTGTCACCTTACAatctttccttcccctcgctTACGAGTTGCGCAGCGCATTGAACTTTTCCATGAGCTcatcctctccttcctcctctgcaacttcctgttgttgctgctgcgctgtcggGATACGAGAAGCACCGACGCGTGCGCCGTCCATCTGACCTTGCACCACGTCCATCACCACCTTGTTTACCTCGTCCTCGAGCTCTGTGTCGCTGATGTTGTCGTCTAGCGCCTCATCAATCGTATCGTTCATAATCTCCTCGATTAGCCCTGCCTTGGCCATTTCTTTGCCCATCGCCATCATGGACTGCTGAATTCCCTTCACCTTGACTAGGTTGTTCATCTCTTTCATAAtctcgccgctcttcttgAGCGAGCCGGACATCTTCATCTGACTTGACTGGTTCTGCAATTGCATGGACACCGAGTTCATCTGTGCCTTGGAGGCGTACAATCGATTCACCGCCTTGCGAGAGCGGATcatctccttcgccagcatCCGTACCGCCACCTCATCATTCTGCTTTGCTGCCTGCTTCATCGACATTTTTACCTTGGTCTCCTCGCGTTGGATCTTGTTGATCTGAAGCTCAATCTTGCGTTGCTCAGAGCGCAGGTTGCGCGTCCACTtgcgcacctcttcctctggcGTCGTCTTGTGGAATATGCTGCCAAGCGCTTGCATTGTACTTGGTCTGCTCCTTCTGTTCTTCTTGTTGTGGGGTATGTGCTTCTTGTATTAGAGTGGGGgccagggggaggggaagaggcgcagagtACACACGCTTCGTGCACGCGATCGACCAAACGAGGACGCAAGCGCCACAACGACACAACTTGAGGAAATCGATGGCAGTCGatagatgtgtgtgtgtggggggtttTGGTTTCGCGAATGTGTGACAACGCTGCTCAGAGAACAAAACGTGAGAGAAAACTAAAACCGATGCTGCACGAGAGGGTGCTGTGTagcggcagagaaagagggaagggcgGAGGTACATGTGGGGATCGTATGAATAGACACGGTGAGAGATACAGGGTCAACCCGAGAGGGTGGTGCGGCGTTGACATGCATccagggagggaggggggaggtccGCAACGATTGACATGCAGGTGTACACGGGAGCGGCCCGCCTCtactgctgctctgctgtggTCGCTTTACatgtgctttttttctctgtatGTCAGTCTCTGGTTTATCGGTAGCACGTCTGAGCATGCAGACGCAAGCTACGGCTCAATAGGTTCAATCGAGTTGATCATTGTTTTGTACTCTGACATGTGTGCTTTGAGAAGAGTGGTGCGAGGCCAATTCAACTCCCTCTGCGTGACAGAGAGTGGAGGCTATGCAAATCGAGAGAAGCtaatgaaggaggaggcagacaaAAGAAGCACACCTATCGGTCCACATGTAGACAAGTAGAGAAGATGCCAGCTGCAGAATCTCAGGAGAGTAGGGACGCAGGCAGGCGCGCTCGAGCACTTCGCCGGCGAGTCTTGGGCGACCTCCCGCACATGCTTGTGATGGTGAGGTAGAATTCTCTGCTGATTTTCGCTCTCCAGATTTTAAGGATCAAAGACAACATGGACGAGAGGGGTGTATGGGGTGAAAACGAGGTGGTGGGGCTGTCGCCGAGAAGCGGTAGCCTCGCACTCAGTGCTGGATGTCGGTGCCAAGCTGAGTAGACTGCCGCATGAGTGGCGGTTGGAGAGTGTAGCAGACCGGATCGAGCACGTAAGGCAGCGTCTTCACACCTGCCACACCAACCATGCCGGGAGGGTAGCCCACGTTCATTGTCATTACAGTGTCCAGCTGGAATGTGAGGGGCACACAGGTGGCGAGCAGCCTACGTGCACCTTGAGGAGTGACCAGGTACGCGTTCGTCGTGCGATGGTACTGTGGCACGTGTGCCACACCCTCCGCTACCTGCATGTGGGGGCATTGTCTTGCTGTGTCGAGGCCACTCACGTACACAAGCTCCCAGTCTGGCGGCACGCTGCTCATACGGCGCTGAAGCTGGCCGAGAAACGGAGGTGAGGGCGATGCGGCGGGTGACTCGCTGTCACTGCCTTTGGCATCCGCTAGTGTCGAGTCATCTTCCAGCACCAGAAAGCACTGCTTGGGCAGTACCACCGCAGACGCCTCGGCGGACACGTTGCTCACCTTACCCAGGGCCGCGATGCGTGCCCAGAGATGTATGTGACTCAGCGCACACCCGAGAGCCGCCTTGTTCAGGTCCATGCCCCATATGTGATGCTCCGAGGGCTCCTTCAGTCGCCGCAGACCCAACGCAGAGACCAACCCGCAGCGATACGCAACGTTCACATCGACGAGGGAGCCTTCTATAGCAGGAACACGCTCCGTTCGCTCTACTGGGAGACCGGCGCGAGCACACACTGCTTGTATTGCTACCCACCGATCAGGGCGGCGGTCCAGGTTGATGACAAAGATGCGCTCCAATGAGAACGGGCGGCTAGTCGTTTGAGGTCGCCAGAGGTGAGGCGTTCGCATGAGTGTCCCTCTCAAGTCGCGaccacagctgcagccccTCACATGCAAAGGGCTAGCACAGTAGACAGCGCAAGTGCAAGAGAGGACGACACGAGGCGGGTTCAGTGATGTGCGTGCGGGGAtagaaagagggaggtggaCAGGTGCGCCTTTATAGCCGCAACGCAAAatagagaggaggagaggcagcgtAAGGAGAGAAGTGCAAAGGCAACGGCAACGTGTGGGGCATCACGATTGAATTGAAAacgggggaagggaaggaggggggggggtccaCCACTCCTCCTTGCGCGAAGAGACGCCGGGACTTCACCCCTGTCTCGTATATGGCGGGGACTCTGCTCGACGAGTGTCGAGAAAGAGGGCGTgactcagcagcggcataaaagagaggggagtcCACTCCATTCCCTCGCCTATTGCCGCTTCTCAAGATGTAGTGAGCGTGGCCGTGCCATCGCCGCAGCCCACGTTGTGTATCGTCCAGTACTTGTATTTCATAGACTCtttccgccccccccctcctccatgaTAGGCagtaggaggaggagactgATAGAGCTAACGgccggcaacggcggcggaaAACTGCTAGTGAGGAGTGGGAACGAAATAAACAAGAAAAGGTCGCAGATTACGCGGTGCggtgagggaaggagaaggaacgGAGAAGAGTCGCGAGTAGTGAAGACTAgactagagagagagagagaagaacaagaCAGACGATTACACACATGGGCGCACAGAAGCACATAGAGAGAGATTGCCTTCGCTTGCGGCGCGAAGACGACGCCGATGCGATCGCCGCAAAATCGAACAAATCGCGTTCGTGagcagagaacgagagggcaaaaacgaagaggaagacaccTGGGGAGACTTCAACGCCAGAGGCAGTTCATTGTAGATGACCACCGCACCGGACCCATGATCTTGGAGGAGCACCCCAACGTTGGCGTCACCGGAATAACGTCGTCTAGGTTGTGCCCCTTCACGAGGTGAATGTacttgccctcctcctcgccaacgATAACCTGGAAGGTGGCCGCGAGAATGGCGCTCGGTCCCGACAGCTCCACTTCCTTGTGCGGGGAGACTTGAATGAGATACTTGTAGCTCTGCGTGCTGGCATTACCCTCGCGGTACAccaggcgcagcagtgcgttGGATTTGGAGATAATCATATCATCAGCCGGCTTTACATATGTGCGAAACCACTCCTGATCCTGCTCCAACTGCTTGCGGCAGTCGTAGCGGTGCTTCAAGTTCTCGTATCCCCAAATCTGAATGTACTGGTTGACGCCGCCAAGCTGAACAGTCCAGCAGCCCTGGCAGCTACCAATCCGTGGACGCTGCGGCATATATTTCATAGAGAGCTGGTGGAAGGAGTCGTACTTCTCGGGTGCTAGCACGTAGGTGCGCAGTTCGTATACGTGCGACGCTGACTTGGCATTGCCTAAGCGTCGagcacacaagcgcagcATGACTCCTCCTTTTGTATCCtgcacttgtgtgtgtgtgtgtgtgtgtgtggtgcgtgATTCTTTGCACTCGAGTAGTAGGGGACTTAGGAGGAGTGATGACGGCCTACGCCCTGCAGCGTAGAACGGTTTTAATATCAGCCAATGCACAAAGAAGCGAAGTCAACACTCTTCTTTGGGCAGctcaccgacacacacgcacagaaagaAGCTGCGGGTGCGCTGTCAGGTCAAACCGAGGTTGACTTCGCTaaggtggcgctggcggtaGTTCggcctttctttttttttttttgtaaATGCAAGCGCTCGTTTGTGTGATGGTGATGAGTGGTGTCACGCGGTGCCTCTTCGttattttttctctctgcatgcAGCTctacacagagggagagggagagggagacgcacACGAGGTCAAATGCCAGATCATGagcggagagaaaaaggagagaaggggtagGAGGGGTACGCGAGTCTTTTTGTTTGGTgtggggaggaaggaaggcgGACTCACcagggagcgagaggggtGGAGTCTTCGAGGTGGCCCCCGGATTGAACACTCCGCCATTCAGGAGCCCCCCCAAAAAGTCATGCCAGGGTACCACTGTGATCCAGGGCGGAGGTCTGTGCGTTTATCAGCTATGCAGATTGCAAAGGTGCTGCGTGAGCACTACAGGGGGAACCAGACAGGTTAGCAGCTGTCTTTACTAACACCAAAAAGTCCACCTTTTCGACTCTCTACGACTTACTCCTGCGGTGGCATGGCGTGGCTGTTCACGGCTGTCGCCTACGTCTGCTACCCTCTTCCTTGGAGCGCGACCGTTATGAAAAACGCTGGTGTGCATCATCAGACACCtatgaggaagaggtgccgagagagagagagagagaggaaggaggaaggccGAGCTGCAGGTGTAGAGGCAGTGCGATCACGAACTGTATGGTGTGCGTTCCCGTCTCTCTGGGTAATTCTGCTTGTCGCTGTGGAGGTTGAGCCATTGTGAAGCCGTTCGAGCATACCAACCGGCGACGTCGCACGCGTGtagggagaggcaaagaaggtGATTAGGGAAGCTTAAGAAGAGGGTGTGCGTACGTATGAGTGTTGTGACTAAAGGGAATAAAGCAGCCACAAAATGGGAGGGGGCGGATCCATCAACACAgaggacaagaagagcaacacaAGACGTTGTGGGGAAGATGCAGTACTAGCGTGGTGAACTCTCCCCCTGGGCTTAGAGCGAGTGTGTAGGTgcgcgggagggagggagggaggggatggaACGCTGTACATAGTAGCACACAGGGGTAGGTACCGAGAATGTGAAAACGAAAGACGGCCGCGGAGCATCCACAACAAAGGGGCGCAGGTCAAGAGAGggcgaaacaaaaaagcaacaacggggggaggggagaagagagaaggcaggcGGAaggcgcacatacacacccctacacacacaagagacCGTAATGCACCACTGTCACAGGCTGCGCAAACGATCACCTCACAGAAACAGGCGCAGAGCACTAAGACAACTGTCTGACAGAGTCACAGCATTAGCCACCTCAGCGCGCTACCTACAGTGAGAGACTTCGGCACCGCTCCACTCCAACCGTGAAAAAGGCGCAAGGCAGATACACTGACAAGTCCCTTGAATCCACCAAGAGTATCTGAGCCGCACAAAATAGGGGAAGAACCAAGTGCCGCCCatttctctgtctctcatAGGTGGGAGGACACGGAAGTTCGGCGCACCACCGTTAGCATatgcgcgcgcgtgtatgtggCAGGTGTGGAGTGAGGAAAGTCGTTGCTACGAAGAACGCCAAGACAGCGTAAGGCAGACGTAAATTAACGCAAACGTacacacagaaagaaaagagacagCCGGAGGCAAGTCCACTTTAACACGTTCGTTTGAAAACATATCCGTGGCAAGGGAGTCAGCgaacgcgcgtgtgtgggtgtatgtgtatgtgtgtgtatcgaTGCGCACCCCtcgcgcctccctcccttcatGTTTGTTGACATCGcaacgccacacacacacacacatacacacgttCGCTGACTCCCTTGCCACGGTCGCTTGAGGCACATAACGACACGTTTTACATAGAAAAACTGCCAGAAGCGCTATGGGTatggaagaggaaaacaaaggcgCGAAAGAGACAAGAAAAgggcggcagaggaaggaggaggggagaggagaaagagagagagacaagttCGCAAGGGAAAAGTACACTTGGTGCCATGCGCCAGGGCCCCTCtcggcccctcccctcttgcTTGcacgggggggggtgtaAACCCGTGCCTCACTGAAAGACCATCTCGCAGATAATCTCTTGCTCTTTGTCGTGCTTGCTCTTGTACCCGGTGGACGGGGCTGCTGCAATGCAGCGGCCGGCGTACCGCAGCTCTCGCTCGCCATTTGTGTACTCCTCGATGCGCGGCTCGACGTGGGCCCAGGATCCCATGTTCCTCGGCTCTTCCTGCGCCCACATGAGCTCAGCCTTCTCATACTCggcaagcagctgctgcacctctgccacgGGGAACGGCGAGAGCTCCTCCACGCGCACGAGCGCCACATCCTTCACGCCCTTCGTCTCCCGATACTTGTTCAGGTAATGGTAGATCTGGCCAGTGCACATcacgaggcggcgcgcctgGCAGCCCGGAACGGATG is from Leishmania panamensis strain MHOM/PA/94/PSC-1 chromosome 35 sequence and encodes:
- a CDS encoding SNF7-like protein (TriTrypDB/GeneDB-style sysID: LpmP.35.3520); this translates as MQALGSIFHKTTPEEEVRKWTRNLRSEQRKIELQINKIQREETKVKMSMKQAAKQNDEVAVRMLAKEMIRSRKAVNRLYASKAQMNSVSMQLQNQSSQMKMSGSLKKSGEIMKEMNNLVKVKGIQQSMMAMGKEMAKAGLIEEIMNDTIDEALDDNISDTELEDEVNKVVMDVVQGQMDGARVGASRIPTAQQQQQEVAEEEGEDELMEKFNALRNS
- a CDS encoding glycosyl transferase-like protein (TriTrypDB/GeneDB-style sysID: LpmP.35.3530), whose protein sequence is MRTPHLWRPQTTSRPFSLERIFVINLDRRPDRWVAIQAVCARAGLPVERTERVPAIEGSLVDVNVAYRCGLVSALGLRRLKEPSEHHIWGMDLNKAALGCALSHIHLWARIAALGKVSNVSAEASAVVLPKQCFLVLEDDSTLADAKGSDSESPAASPSPPFLGQLQRRMSSVPPDWELVYVSGLDTARQCPHMQVAEGVAHVPQYHRTTNAYLVTPQGARRLLATCVPLTFQLDTVMTMNVGYPPGMVGVAGVKTLPYVLDPVCYTLQPPLMRQSTQLGTDIQH
- a CDS encoding hypothetical protein (TriTrypDB/GeneDB-style sysID: LpmP.35.3540); the protein is MLRLCARRLGNAKSASHVYELRTYVLAPEKYDSFHQLSMKYMPQRPRIGSCQGCWTVQLGGVNQYIQIWGYENLKHRYDCRKQLEQDQEWFRTYVKPADDMIISKSNALLRLVYREGNASTQSYKYLIQVSPHKEVELSGPSAILAATFQVIVGEEEGKYIHLVKGHNLDDVIPVTPTLGCSSKIMGPVRWSSTMNCLWR